The Streptomyces subrutilus genome contains a region encoding:
- a CDS encoding acyltransferase domain-containing protein, with the protein MGRELLETSRAFAARMDECEKAFAPYVDWSLRDVVSSSDAGELWERVDVVQPACFA; encoded by the coding sequence ATGGGCCGGGAACTGCTGGAAACCTCACGGGCGTTCGCCGCCCGCATGGACGAGTGCGAGAAGGCCTTCGCGCCGTACGTCGACTGGTCGTTGCGGGACGTCGTCAGCTCATCCGACGCCGGCGAGCTGTGGGAGCGGGTGGACGTGGTACAGCCCGCCTGCTTCGC